The Tardiphaga alba genome includes a window with the following:
- a CDS encoding RidA family protein has product MTSPKGPTLTVVPGAKSDNEKSDSAPSGVRTLQPSGWPKPKGYANGMTADGRIVVTGGVIGWDVEEKLQPDFIGQVRQALQNIKDILAEGGAKPEHLVRLTWYVVDIEEYMGSLKELGKAYREIFGAHYPAMALVQVVRLVERAARVEIEATAVVPR; this is encoded by the coding sequence GTGACGTCACCAAAGGGGCCGACATTGACCGTGGTGCCAGGCGCCAAGTCTGACAACGAAAAGTCAGACAGCGCGCCATCGGGCGTGCGCACGCTGCAGCCGAGCGGCTGGCCGAAGCCGAAAGGCTACGCCAATGGCATGACCGCGGACGGCCGCATCGTCGTCACCGGCGGCGTGATCGGCTGGGACGTGGAAGAGAAGCTGCAGCCGGATTTCATCGGCCAGGTCCGCCAGGCGCTGCAGAACATCAAGGACATCCTCGCTGAAGGCGGCGCCAAGCCCGAACACCTGGTGCGGTTGACCTGGTATGTCGTCGATATCGAAGAATATATGGGCAGCCTGAAAGAACTCGGCAAAGCCTATCGCGAGATCTTTGGCGCGCATTATCCGGCGATGGCGTTGGTGCAGGTGGTCCGCCTGGTCGAACGCGCCGCCCGTGTCGAGATCGAAGCCACGGCGGTGGTGCCGCGCTGA
- a CDS encoding benzoate-CoA ligase family protein, with protein MAAADTQTGKRYTAHVDTFAWDNMPPADQLPEFIFTRPEFQYPERINCVVPFLDRWVAEGRGDAMCMIGPDASYTYRQLYELVNRISNVLVGKLGLVPGGRVLLRSANNPMMVAAYLAIIKAGGVCVATMPLLRAKELIYPIQKAKISLALCDGKLSDELDKAAASAPELKRAVYWGTGKDDSLDALIADASTEFKAVDTAADDICLVAFTSGTTGDPKGTMHFHRDMLAVCDGFARNVLRASPDDRFIGSAPLAFTFGFGGVLFPLHIGASFVVPEKSTPDDLAKEIAKHKVTVTFTAPTAYRAILSKIDQYDLSSLRKCVSAGETLPKGTFDAWHKATGIKLMDGIGGTEMLHIFICAIEDEIRPGSTGKPVPGYEAKIVDDEGRDVPPGSMGRLAVRGPTGCKYMADPRQTKYVENGWNLTGDTFVMDEDGYFWYQSRSDDMIVSAGYNIAGPDVEAALLTHEAVAEAGVVGCPDADRGMIVKAYVVLAPGHAASDALVAELQNHVKREIAPFKYPRAIEFVSQLPKTQTGKLQRFALRKLAAETASVAAA; from the coding sequence ATGGCCGCTGCCGATACACAGACGGGGAAGCGCTACACCGCGCATGTTGACACCTTCGCGTGGGACAACATGCCGCCGGCTGATCAATTGCCGGAATTCATTTTCACGCGTCCCGAATTCCAATATCCCGAACGCATCAATTGCGTGGTGCCGTTTCTCGATCGCTGGGTCGCGGAAGGGCGCGGCGATGCGATGTGCATGATCGGGCCGGATGCGAGCTACACCTATCGCCAGCTTTATGAGCTGGTGAACAGGATCAGCAATGTGCTGGTCGGCAAGCTCGGCCTCGTGCCGGGTGGTCGCGTGCTGCTGCGCTCGGCGAACAATCCGATGATGGTCGCGGCCTATCTCGCCATCATCAAGGCGGGCGGCGTCTGCGTCGCCACCATGCCGCTGCTGCGCGCGAAAGAGCTGATCTATCCGATCCAGAAAGCGAAGATCTCGCTGGCTTTGTGCGACGGCAAACTGTCGGACGAACTCGACAAGGCCGCAGCCTCGGCGCCCGAGCTCAAGCGTGCCGTCTATTGGGGCACCGGCAAGGACGACTCGCTGGATGCGCTGATCGCCGATGCCAGCACTGAATTCAAAGCTGTCGATACCGCAGCCGACGACATCTGCCTCGTCGCTTTCACCTCGGGCACGACAGGCGATCCCAAGGGCACCATGCATTTCCATCGCGACATGCTCGCGGTGTGCGATGGTTTTGCCCGCAACGTGCTGCGTGCTTCTCCCGACGATCGCTTCATCGGCTCGGCGCCACTCGCTTTCACCTTCGGCTTCGGCGGCGTGTTGTTTCCGCTGCATATCGGCGCGTCCTTCGTCGTGCCGGAGAAGTCCACGCCCGACGATCTGGCCAAGGAAATTGCAAAGCACAAGGTCACCGTCACCTTCACGGCGCCCACCGCCTATCGCGCCATTCTCAGCAAGATCGATCAGTACGATCTGTCTTCACTGCGCAAATGCGTATCGGCCGGCGAGACGCTGCCCAAGGGCACGTTCGATGCCTGGCACAAGGCGACCGGCATCAAGCTGATGGATGGCATCGGCGGCACCGAGATGCTGCACATCTTCATCTGCGCCATCGAGGACGAGATACGTCCAGGCTCCACCGGCAAGCCGGTGCCGGGCTATGAAGCCAAGATCGTGGACGACGAGGGCAGGGATGTGCCGCCCGGGTCCATGGGGCGTCTCGCGGTGCGTGGGCCCACTGGCTGCAAATACATGGCCGATCCGCGCCAGACCAAATATGTGGAGAACGGCTGGAACCTGACCGGCGATACATTCGTGATGGATGAGGACGGTTACTTCTGGTACCAGTCCCGCTCCGACGACATGATCGTCTCGGCCGGTTACAACATTGCCGGTCCTGATGTCGAAGCAGCGCTGCTCACCCATGAAGCGGTGGCGGAAGCCGGTGTCGTCGGTTGTCCCGATGCGGATCGCGGCATGATCGTGAAGGCCTATGTGGTCCTGGCACCTGGTCATGCGGCGAGCGATGCGCTGGTGGCGGAGTTGCAGAACCACGTCAAACGTGAGATTGCGCCGTTCAAATATCCGCGTGCGATCGAATTCGTGTCGCAATTGCCAAAGACCCAAACGGGCAAGCTGCAGCGCTTTGCGCTGCGCAAGCTGGCTGCAGAGACGGCATCCGTCGCCGCGGCCTGA
- a CDS encoding alpha/beta hydrolase has protein sequence MTALDLEAEYNNRARVPESGELIAAWARDAKAYREQNGTPDVLSYGAGERNRIDYFAAGDQGPIVVFIHGGYWQALDASFFSHLSRGLTQHGISVAMPSYDLCPQVSVADIVTQMRAAVRELAKLGRSMVISGHSAGGHLAACMLATDWQAVDPALPQDTVRAAYAISGLFDLPPLVPTSINTALQLDDAGARAVSPLFGPVPGHGSLDAVVGGEESAEYFRQSRSIVEAWGKAISTRYGTVPGANHFTAIAPLADAESPMVLRLKALATV, from the coding sequence ATGACTGCACTTGATCTCGAGGCCGAATACAACAACCGCGCCCGCGTGCCGGAAAGCGGCGAGCTGATCGCCGCATGGGCGCGCGATGCCAAGGCTTATCGGGAGCAGAATGGCACGCCTGATGTGCTGTCCTATGGGGCAGGCGAGCGCAACAGGATCGATTACTTCGCAGCCGGCGACCAAGGCCCCATCGTGGTCTTCATCCATGGCGGCTACTGGCAGGCGCTCGATGCCTCCTTCTTCAGCCATCTGTCCCGCGGCCTCACCCAGCATGGCATCAGCGTCGCGATGCCAAGCTACGATCTGTGCCCGCAGGTCTCCGTCGCCGATATCGTCACGCAGATGCGTGCGGCGGTGCGTGAACTCGCAAAGCTCGGCCGCTCGATGGTGATCTCCGGTCATTCCGCTGGCGGCCATCTCGCCGCCTGCATGCTGGCGACGGACTGGCAGGCTGTCGATCCCGCATTGCCGCAAGACACGGTGAGGGCGGCCTACGCCATTTCCGGCCTGTTCGACCTGCCGCCGCTGGTACCGACCTCGATCAACACCGCGCTGCAGCTCGATGACGCTGGCGCGCGTGCGGTCAGCCCTCTGTTCGGGCCGGTGCCGGGCCATGGCAGCCTCGATGCCGTCGTCGGCGGCGAGGAAAGTGCGGAGTATTTCCGCCAGAGCCGCAGCATCGTCGAGGCCTGGGGCAAAGCCATCTCCACACGTTACGGCACGGTTCCCGGCGCCAATCATTTCACCGCCATTGCGCCGCTCGCTGATGCGGAATCGCCGATGGTGCTGCGCCTGAAGGCTTTGGCCACCGTTTAG
- a CDS encoding MarR family winged helix-turn-helix transcriptional regulator: protein MILDSETKAVELPEDHGDELRLWLRLLTCTTLIEGEVRSRLRERFDVTLPRFDLMAQLDKVPDGMTLSDVSKRMMVSNGNVTGLVERLVESGHVDRRTSETDRRVQVIRLTKLGRAEFRRMAEEHETWIAEIFTDLTPKDVRELMRLLAKTKSSAQKAGQKASKAP, encoded by the coding sequence ATGATTCTCGACTCCGAGACCAAGGCTGTCGAACTCCCCGAAGATCACGGCGATGAGCTGCGGCTCTGGCTGCGCTTGCTCACCTGCACCACGTTGATCGAGGGCGAGGTGCGCAGCCGCCTGCGCGAACGCTTCGATGTGACGCTGCCGCGTTTCGATCTGATGGCGCAACTCGACAAGGTGCCGGATGGCATGACCCTGTCGGATGTCTCCAAGCGCATGATGGTGTCGAACGGCAATGTGACAGGCCTCGTCGAGCGCCTCGTCGAATCCGGCCATGTGGATCGCCGCACCTCGGAGACCGACCGCCGCGTCCAGGTGATCCGCCTGACCAAGCTCGGCCGCGCAGAATTTCGCCGGATGGCGGAAGAGCACGAGACCTGGATCGCCGAAATTTTTACCGATCTGACGCCGAAGGATGTGCGCGAGTTGATGCGTCTGCTCGCCAAGACAAAGTCGTCCGCGCAGAAGGCCGGGCAAAAGGCATCCAAGGCGCCATGA
- a CDS encoding ABC transporter substrate-binding protein yields the protein MKKHLKLAAFAALMSATAMPALAQEKIKVGVIVSLSGAGAVLGQQARDGFNLAVKDLGGKMGGKDVEVVVVDDELKPDVAVTKVKGLLERDKVDFVVGPIFSNILQAIHKPVTENKTFLISPNAGPSSYAGKECNPYFYVTSYQNDQIHQILGNVAQKRGYKKIYLITPNYQAGKDFVAGVKMDFKGDIVEESYMPLGTLDFQAELSKIASMKPDAVLTFMPGGMGVNLVKQYKQAGLLDRIPFLSTFTVDESTLPAQQDAAIGMFGGSNWAPNLDNAANKKFVAEYEKAYNSVPATYAFQAYDAALLINSAVSSLKGDLSDKTKVAAALRKADFPSIRGGFKFSNNGYPIQDFYLTKVAKRADGKFQTEIAEKVFTNYADRYAKDCAAQ from the coding sequence ATGAAGAAGCATCTCAAATTGGCAGCGTTTGCTGCATTGATGAGCGCCACCGCCATGCCGGCGCTTGCGCAGGAGAAGATCAAGGTCGGCGTGATCGTGTCGCTGTCGGGCGCCGGCGCCGTGCTCGGCCAGCAGGCCCGCGACGGCTTCAATCTCGCCGTCAAGGATCTCGGCGGCAAGATGGGCGGCAAGGATGTCGAAGTCGTCGTCGTCGATGACGAATTGAAGCCCGACGTCGCCGTCACCAAGGTCAAGGGCCTGCTGGAGCGCGACAAGGTCGACTTCGTGGTCGGCCCCATCTTCTCCAACATCCTGCAGGCGATCCACAAGCCGGTCACCGAGAACAAGACCTTCCTGATTTCGCCGAATGCCGGCCCGTCCAGCTATGCGGGCAAGGAGTGCAATCCGTATTTCTATGTGACGTCGTATCAGAACGACCAGATCCACCAGATCCTCGGCAATGTCGCGCAGAAGCGCGGCTACAAGAAAATCTATCTGATCACGCCGAACTACCAGGCCGGCAAGGACTTTGTCGCCGGCGTGAAGATGGACTTCAAGGGCGACATCGTGGAGGAGAGCTACATGCCGCTCGGCACGCTCGACTTCCAGGCCGAGCTATCGAAGATCGCATCGATGAAGCCCGATGCCGTGCTCACCTTCATGCCGGGCGGCATGGGCGTGAATCTCGTCAAGCAGTACAAGCAGGCCGGCCTGCTCGACCGCATCCCGTTCCTCTCCACTTTCACCGTGGATGAATCCACGCTGCCCGCGCAGCAGGATGCGGCCATCGGCATGTTCGGCGGCTCCAACTGGGCGCCGAACCTAGACAACGCAGCGAACAAGAAGTTCGTGGCGGAGTATGAGAAGGCCTATAACAGCGTGCCGGCGACCTATGCCTTCCAGGCCTATGACGCCGCGCTTCTGATCAACAGCGCCGTCTCGTCCCTGAAGGGCGACCTGTCCGACAAGACTAAGGTGGCGGCGGCGCTTCGCAAAGCCGACTTCCCCTCGATCCGCGGCGGTTTCAAGTTCAGCAATAACGGCTATCCGATCCAGGACTTCTACCTGACCAAGGTCGCCAAGCGCGCCGACGGCAAGTTCCAGACCGAGATCGCCGAGAAGGTCTTCACCAACTACGCCGATCGCTACGCCAAGGATTGCGCCGCGCAGTAA